Proteins found in one candidate division KSB1 bacterium genomic segment:
- a CDS encoding carboxypeptidase-like regulatory domain-containing protein, producing the protein MKINRSIVVCWLALIILLCWHAFAAAQRGQITGRVTDSETGKGLPGANILLKGTSIGTASDLNGFYNLSNVPPGTYEIIVRYIGYEEVTFSVQVSLNERVKHDVKMIPQAVRGETVIVTAQAEAQLQAINQQLSAKTIKNVVSRKQIQELPEANAAEAVGRLPGVSLERSGGEGNKVIIRGMAAKYSLIQIDGVNMTATGEEDRSTDLSMISPYMLEGIELTKSVMANQEATATGGIVNFRIKKAPETTTFNLISQGGYNSLRNTYRDFKISTGGSTRFFSNLLGTYAQIDYEEKDAGSQQLGGVSFSQDNESEPVRTHSMQLMDIFRRVKRLGATLVMDFGLPSTEFKFSNFFSRINREETRYQNNYDFTQQGFSLNYSDTPKSWLTVLTNSFQMDHRWRNWEINSIFSHSYSENILPARISSSNNNSPNNPFPTNRKSNFNVDLDPETIPDSLVISMDEAAYFMHLGGMDHEESKTHERDLAAELHVSYNFRILDKLNVKLGFGGKYKHKSKDYDRTTYTASNYGGDQEYRNLIYKSFEPELSDRTKEAWSKDNMRILLIDFLDKNYEGGKFLKGRYDFGNVFDKEKFRRIHEIVMATFDPTNTNDYQIVWRNFINSTYYDYNGIEDYHAFYLMPEINIGPQILLVPGVRYEANRTEYTGYRGNRLGVIANWRPTPVDTVTKVRHDEFLLPMIQSFFKPTYWLTFKAGYTHTLQRPNYNNIMPGWVISTQGQIYNLSNFRLRPELSRNWDIQVSLHSNKIGLFSIGGFHKKITDMIFWTGQKVITDTAYFELPTIMNRQRAAWATNNENPVYNKGYEVEWQSNLWYLPGMLKGLVINVNYTYNKSKAKYLRTRIKTIVDPKTYRFTLVNEDTTYKSPMIMQPDHLLNLTLGYDYRGFSIRWAMRFMSHVFKAANWYEKLRGYSTDFYRYDLSVRQKLPIRGLELFLNVNNLTNEVEKDVINHMHFANYIEDYGRNANIGLRYQY; encoded by the coding sequence ATGAAAATCAATAGAAGCATTGTTGTGTGCTGGCTTGCATTAATCATACTACTCTGCTGGCACGCATTCGCAGCGGCCCAGAGAGGGCAAATTACGGGACGGGTGACTGATAGTGAAACAGGTAAAGGCTTACCTGGAGCTAATATTCTTCTCAAAGGGACAAGTATAGGCACAGCTTCGGATTTAAATGGCTTTTATAACCTTTCGAATGTACCCCCAGGCACTTACGAGATCATTGTCAGGTACATCGGCTATGAAGAGGTAACCTTCTCTGTACAAGTTAGCCTGAACGAGCGCGTTAAGCACGATGTGAAAATGATCCCCCAGGCCGTACGAGGGGAAACAGTTATTGTGACCGCGCAAGCCGAAGCTCAGTTGCAAGCAATCAACCAACAATTATCGGCCAAGACCATCAAAAATGTCGTTTCGCGTAAACAGATTCAGGAACTTCCTGAGGCTAATGCAGCCGAGGCTGTGGGACGTCTCCCCGGCGTTTCTCTAGAACGGAGTGGTGGAGAGGGAAATAAGGTTATTATTCGAGGCATGGCCGCCAAATATTCACTTATCCAGATCGATGGCGTAAACATGACCGCGACTGGCGAGGAAGATCGCAGCACCGATCTCAGCATGATTTCGCCTTATATGTTAGAAGGGATCGAACTAACGAAGTCGGTCATGGCGAATCAAGAGGCGACGGCGACTGGTGGCATCGTCAATTTCAGGATAAAAAAGGCACCAGAGACGACAACTTTCAATTTGATATCCCAGGGTGGCTACAATAGCTTGCGCAATACATATCGCGATTTTAAAATCAGCACTGGCGGCAGCACGCGGTTCTTCTCTAATTTGCTTGGCACATACGCTCAAATCGATTACGAGGAAAAGGACGCTGGTTCGCAACAATTAGGGGGTGTATCGTTCTCTCAAGATAATGAGTCAGAACCAGTGAGAACTCACAGCATGCAGTTAATGGATATCTTCCGACGGGTGAAACGATTGGGGGCGACTCTGGTCATGGATTTTGGATTACCTTCGACTGAATTTAAATTTTCCAATTTCTTCAGTCGCATCAATCGGGAGGAAACGCGATACCAGAACAATTATGATTTCACCCAGCAGGGCTTTTCATTAAACTATTCTGACACCCCCAAAAGCTGGTTAACTGTGTTAACCAATTCATTCCAAATGGATCACCGCTGGCGCAATTGGGAGATCAATTCGATCTTTAGCCATTCCTATTCTGAAAATATTCTACCAGCACGAATCAGCTCTTCGAATAACAATTCCCCAAACAATCCATTTCCTACCAATCGCAAATCAAATTTTAATGTGGATCTTGACCCAGAAACCATTCCAGACTCATTAGTCATTTCGATGGATGAAGCAGCGTATTTCATGCACTTGGGGGGCATGGACCATGAGGAGAGTAAAACTCATGAGCGAGATCTCGCTGCTGAGTTACATGTGAGCTATAACTTTCGAATTCTCGACAAGCTCAATGTAAAACTCGGCTTCGGAGGGAAATATAAGCACAAATCGAAAGATTATGATCGGACCACCTATACGGCTTCAAATTATGGAGGCGATCAGGAATACAGAAATTTGATTTATAAATCCTTTGAACCTGAGCTCAGCGATCGGACCAAGGAGGCATGGTCTAAGGATAACATGAGGATTTTATTAATCGATTTTCTGGATAAGAATTATGAAGGAGGCAAGTTTCTAAAAGGAAGATACGATTTTGGGAATGTATTTGACAAAGAAAAATTTCGTAGGATACATGAGATTGTTATGGCAACCTTTGATCCTACTAACACAAATGATTATCAAATTGTTTGGCGGAATTTTATTAATTCTACTTATTACGATTATAATGGCATCGAAGATTACCACGCGTTTTATTTAATGCCAGAGATTAATATCGGACCTCAAATACTGCTTGTTCCAGGTGTCAGATATGAAGCCAACCGAACCGAATACACTGGTTATCGAGGCAATCGGTTGGGTGTAATCGCGAATTGGCGGCCCACGCCTGTTGACACAGTCACCAAAGTGCGTCATGATGAGTTCTTACTACCAATGATTCAATCATTTTTCAAACCCACCTACTGGCTTACATTCAAAGCTGGATATACGCACACGCTGCAGCGGCCAAATTACAATAACATCATGCCAGGGTGGGTGATAAGCACCCAGGGCCAAATCTATAACTTAAGCAACTTCCGACTGCGTCCCGAACTTTCTCGTAACTGGGATATTCAAGTGTCACTCCACTCAAATAAGATTGGCCTGTTTTCTATCGGTGGGTTCCATAAAAAGATCACCGATATGATTTTCTGGACTGGGCAGAAAGTAATCACAGACACGGCCTATTTTGAATTGCCCACTATTATGAACCGTCAGCGCGCTGCCTGGGCAACAAACAATGAAAATCCTGTTTATAACAAAGGCTATGAAGTGGAATGGCAATCAAACTTGTGGTACTTGCCTGGAATGTTGAAAGGTCTAGTAATAAATGTAAATTATACCTACAATAAATCAAAAGCAAAATATTTGAGGACGCGCATTAAGACAATAGTAGATCCAAAAACTTACCGATTTACATTGGTCAACGAAGACACTACCTACAAAAGCCCCATGATCATGCAACCGGATCATTTGTTGAATCTCACGTTGGGATATGACTATCGGGGTTTTTCAATTCGCTGGGCTATGCGGTTTATGTCGCACGTGTTCAAGGCGGCCAACTGGTATGAGAAGCTGCGCGGCTATTCGACTGATTTTTATCGATATGATTTGTCGGTGCGGCAGAAGCTACCGATTCGGGGCCTGGAATTATTCCTGAACGTCAACAATCTGACCAATGAGGTGGAAAAGGATGTGATCAATCACATGCACTTTGCCAATTACATTGAAGATTATGGTAGAAATGCCAATATTGGATTGAGGTATCAATATTAA
- a CDS encoding substrate-binding domain-containing protein, whose translation MVTIKEIAKRAGVSVGTVDRVIHKRGRVSEVTKRRVKKIIKELNYKPNLLARSLSSAKTFQFGVLMPQISPDNQYWELAIQGIERAHQELKMHKINVSYFPYDGYSEASFIDASNRVLRANLDGLLMAPTIYKTFDDEFVKRIPKNLPYVFFNSNIPNSNNISYIGQDSYQSGALAGNLMLMTTRPSGSLIVLTMLHDDYHISKRQQGFIDYVRRNSNMSIKVYGAMRTEDRETFRSLLDQIFSENHDIHGIYVTTALTYHVAEYLQNHDGLPKIRVIGHDLTIENVKYLKQGLIHFLIGQRPELQGYQGIYVLYRHVVAQESVPSHIMMPLDIVTQANLDYYRPQYIEII comes from the coding sequence ATGGTCACCATTAAAGAAATCGCTAAAAGGGCGGGAGTTTCAGTGGGTACCGTAGATCGCGTCATCCATAAAAGAGGGCGCGTTTCCGAGGTCACCAAGCGTCGTGTAAAAAAAATTATCAAAGAACTGAACTATAAGCCCAATCTCTTAGCTAGAAGCCTCTCCAGCGCTAAGACATTCCAATTCGGCGTGCTAATGCCACAGATCTCCCCTGACAATCAATATTGGGAACTCGCCATTCAAGGCATCGAAAGAGCCCATCAGGAATTAAAAATGCACAAGATCAATGTTTCTTATTTCCCATACGATGGTTATTCCGAGGCATCATTCATCGATGCCAGCAATCGGGTGCTCCGCGCGAATTTAGATGGCTTACTCATGGCTCCCACCATTTATAAGACTTTTGATGATGAATTTGTCAAACGTATCCCCAAGAATTTGCCCTATGTTTTTTTTAATTCTAATATCCCAAACTCGAATAACATCTCTTATATTGGTCAAGATTCATATCAAAGCGGTGCACTTGCAGGGAACCTGATGCTGATGACCACTCGCCCCTCTGGCAGCTTAATTGTGCTAACCATGCTGCACGATGATTACCACATCAGCAAGCGGCAGCAAGGGTTCATAGATTACGTGAGAAGAAATTCAAACATGTCCATCAAAGTTTATGGAGCGATGCGGACCGAGGATCGAGAGACATTTCGATCCTTATTGGACCAGATTTTTTCAGAAAATCATGATATTCACGGCATCTATGTGACGACAGCACTCACCTATCATGTCGCCGAATATTTACAAAATCACGATGGCCTTCCCAAAATTCGCGTAATTGGACATGATTTAACCATTGAAAATGTGAAATATTTGAAGCAAGGTCTCATTCATTTTTTGATCGGCCAACGGCCTGAGCTTCAGGGTTATCAGGGCATCTATGTATTATATCGGCATGTTGTTGCTCAAGAGTCCGTTCCTTCTCATATCATGATGCCACTGGACATCGTGACACAAGCAAATTTAGATTATTATCGGCCTCAGTATATTGAAATTATATGA